A genomic window from Anthonomus grandis grandis chromosome 2, icAntGran1.3, whole genome shotgun sequence includes:
- the LOC126749059 gene encoding transcriptional repressor protein YY1-like, with protein MADHPNVMCEVEIQPDIQECVEIETIPVDMSDTVETIVEYGEPMMTPQDLEGRELILETHEEIIDDSGDPLNLYEVPVPDQGDLYVETTAGPSKKRKHIKNRCVIKRENEFLLSDMHVESKPRKWEQKQVQIKTMEGEFSVTMWASGASDDEGSNPEPDPDYTEYMTGKKLATEGMPGLDLSDPKQLAEFARPGLKSPRVRRPNQDMSERTIACPHKGCNKMFRDNSAMRKHLHTHGPRVHVCAECGKAFVESSKLKRHQLVHTGEKPFQCTFEGCGKRFSLDFNLRTHVRIHTGDRPYVCPFDGCNKKFAQSTNLKSHILTHAKAKSRNSGQNRASDMHMMQSPFVQVEVADPEYIVYTD; from the exons ATGGCGGATCATCCCAATGTTATGTGTGAAGTGGAAATACAGCCAGACATCCAAGAATGCGTGGAAATAGAGACAATTCCAGTGGATATGTCGGATACCGTAGAAACAATCGTCGAATATGGCGAGCCTATGATGACACCGCAAGACCTGGAGGGTCGAGAACTTATTTTGGAAACGCACGAAGAAATTATAGACGATTCGGGGGACCCGTTGAACCTCTACGAAGTCCCCGTGCCCGATCAAGGGGATTTGTATGTGGAAACAACTGCGGGGCCTTCGAAAAAAAGGAAGCATATTAAAAATCGGTGTGTGATTAAACGAGAAAACGAGTTTTTGCTTAGCGACATGCACGTAGAGTCAAAGCCGAGAAAATGGGAACAAAAGCAGGTGCAGATAAAAACTATGGAAGGCGAGTTTTCTGTTACAATGTGGGCTTCTGGTGCAAGCGATG atgaaGGTTCTAATCCAGAGCCTGACCCAGATTACACTGAATATATGACTGGCAAAAAACTAGCAACTGAAGGAATGCCAGGCTTGGACTTGTCTGACCCCAAACAACTTGCAGAATTTGCAAGACCTGGTTTAAAAAGCCCAAGAGTCAGAAGACCTAATCAAGACATGTCAGAAAGAACTATTG CTTGCCCTCATAAAGGTTGCAATAAAATGTTTAGGGATAACTCTGCAATGAGGAAGCACTTACATACACATGGTCCTAGAGTTCATGTTTGTGCAGAATGTGGAAAAGCATTTGTAGAAAGTAGCAAGTTAAAAAGGCATCAGTTGGTACACACTGGCGAAAAACCATTTCAGTGTACCTTCGAAGGTTGTGGCAAAAGGTTTAGCCTTGATTTTAATCTTAG gaCCCATGTAAGAATTCATACTGGAGATAGACCCTACGTGTGTCCATTTGATGgttgcaacaaaaaatttgcCCAGTCAACAAATCTTAAAAGCCATATCTTGACACATGCTAAAGCCAA atCAAGAAATAGTGGTCAAAATAGGGCCAGTGATATGCATATGATGCAGTCCCCATTTGTCCAAGTAGAGGTGGCAGATCCAGAATACATTGTTTATACTGATTAA